The Hemicordylus capensis ecotype Gifberg chromosome 5, rHemCap1.1.pri, whole genome shotgun sequence nucleotide sequence caccatggagtagtccctaaaatgggctgtaGCCCatgttcagttggattcatcaTGGCTCTTCccccagcgtcgttctagccatcgtctgagttgtttcattgccctaagctccgaggaaaaccaagaagCAGAATGgactccaccaagctggagaggacGTTTAGCAGCatccgtgtcaacagcccaggccatctctccattccagagatcaaccagggcctcgacagggtcaccagctctggacgcTGGAAACTCCCAGAGGgttgtctggaaaccaagtggatCTATAAGTCTCAGGGGGCGAactattctaattggtccacaacctctgcagagggcagacggagcagtcaaactaaaccccaccagttgatgatctgtccatgacaagggagttatttgaaactcccccacctccagatcatttattccctggtcggcaaaaaccagatctagaGTATATCCTGCCATGTGGGGCATACTTATCTATACGTATTCTTTTATGTCAGTGTTTGTCCCCCACTCCCATGCTTGCACATTTTTTAATCTGCAGCAACAAAACTGCTGTGTAATTCTCATTTATTTTCTTTTCGCTTActtccccatccagcccagcagcatGTGCCACTGCTGGGCACAAATAGTCTTAGGGAGCGAGTCAACTCGAAAAGCAAGCAGTTTAAACTTTTGACTTTTGGAACTGACTCAGAGCAATTCAGCATGGCACGCTGGCCAGTGTGCTATGGTATACCAGTTGCGGAACGCTGTTTTAAACTTCGCTTGTAACTAGCCCGATGTCAGGTCACCTTCTAGCAAGTAAAGAAACCTCCAAGTGACCAAACTTGATGATCCTTTTCTGTTGTAACAGAGGGTAGATCTGGGCAGCTGGACTGAAAAAATAAAACCTTTTTCTTGACTAGTAATTTTTGTTGACTTAATTGCAAGGTTGCTTTAACTGATTAATAGTAGTAACACTCACTATTTATATAGTGCATTAGACTGTTCAAAACACTAAACATACATTAACTTTAATCCTTAACACTTAATACACTTGACATTAATCCTTACAGCATCCTTGTAAGGTAGATCAGCATTATTCTCCTTGTATATATTGCAAGTGGGGGGCTGATGCTGCCTGAGGCCACAGTGAATTCTGGGCAGATGTAAGATTTGaactgcaaacaaacaaaaacaaatatttatataccgctttttgacaaaagttcccaaagcattttatATGGAGAAAAGaatctgttcccaaagggctcagtctcaaaagaaacataaagtagaccagaagcagccactagagagatgctgtgctggggctggatagggccagttgctctcccccttctaaaagTAAGAGAttcacctctttaaaaggtgcaGTTAGTAGGGGCTGTTGATTCATGTTTTAGCCTCTTAGCTACTGTTACATATCCTCTCATACCAGTTTTAATAAGTAGATAGGTGCTCTGTTTGTTCTCTATAGGTTGCTTTTGAAAGCTCATGGAGCTAGTTTTGAATAACTGAGGTTGGGTTGAGGCAGCTTTACCCCAGTATCAGACTATGATTTGATACTGCTAATCTGAGGTAAGGGATGGACAAAGAGTAATCCATATACAATTTGGTATGTGCGTACCCAATAAGATTTTTGAGGAAAGGAAAAACCCCACGCACCATTCATACAATACATTGCTTTTGAAAATGTCcctagtttgttgttgttgttgttattattacatttatatcccgctctttctccagggagcccaactacatacttaagtttctctttcacaacaaccctgtaggctaggctgagagagaagtgactggcccagagtcacccagctagtatcatggctgaatggaaatttgaactcaggtctctccagtcctagtccagcactgtaaccactataccatgttgGCTCTGTGACATGGAAAGTTTGTCTGTGATATGGAAAGCAGTTAAGACACACAAGCCCAAAATCCCTGTGGCAGCATGGAACTAGTTGTATGGTTCTTGGGAGCCCACATGCGATGTTTAAGTGGGGGCTGACAGTGTACagatattttaatgtgtcttcaCAATAATCTGGATGTGCTGTTACCTTAGATCCTATTGTTTAGTTTTCATTTCCAAATTAGTATGGTTTCTGTCCTACATAACTAAAGTGGATCGATGCCCAAAAATTATGGGTTAAATTTTGTTTACTTGAAACATATTCATCCCAGTTTCCCTACATCGCTTGAAGCAATTTACAGGATAATTATAAAACAGACATGTTAATGTCCAGGCCCTTCTCACTCCAAATTAACTGCATGTTAACTTGAGCAATCAGAACATTAGGACAATCATTGGGGAGATCAGTGTGGTCAAAGCTGGCAGAAGAAAAGGTTTATGGGGTGAGAAAATGGGCACAATGGGGGAACAATTTTGAACACAATTTGGGCAGAATTAGAAGAAAGTCCAGATCTTCTCCCAGTACTACAGATAGAACAAAGAAATTGAGGGGGGATTTACTAGGATAAGTTGTAtaatagattttatttttatcagGGCAGGTTTCTGAATGTTAAGTTGGCTAATAAAAATGATTGGTTTAATGTTTTTGTACTATGATTTGTGAAAAGATAAATATTAACTACCTAATATTTATAGTagtgagatatttatttatttatatatgtatttgaATGTCCGGTTCTTGGAACTTTAAGACAGAGTTTGGTAGCAGAGTTTCCATTACAGTATAGGTATTGCCCTGAAGCAAACTGTAAACTTCAGCTATTAGTCTTATACTTCAGAATTCACTGTATCAATATTTGTGGTCAAATTTGTTTAAGTTTGTTTACTCAGTGTCATGTGATCTTTTCAGCGCCTGAGGATACTATACTCAAAAATTCTTGCTGCTCTACAGAATATTCCAAGAGATGCGGCATACAGGAAATATACTGAGAAAACAATAAATGAGCGGTTTGATATGGTAAAATCAGTAAGTATGCCATGTGTTTTAAGCATCTCAGATTTCATGATTCAGGTAGGATAACATGTTATGCCTTACTCACTTACCAGAACTGCTTTTTTAATATTGTCAAACTATGTGTTTTGAAATGATAGTGATTTagcttaaaatattttttattaaataGATCTAATCCAATATGAATGaggaaatgttttgagttttcatttatttttacaagaggaggtgtatgtgtttgtttccccccaaaatCTGAACTATATTTAGTTTAAACTTCATCTTGCAAGTATCCAAGAAGAAAAATTTGAGGTTATACAGTACACTTCTTCTATGCTACAAGGCTTTACTGGAGACAACTGTATATAGTCCACAAATAGAGGTCAAATGCCAATGGGGATAATGTGGGTGGATATCAAGTACCCCTTGGTTTAACACTCTAAAGGAAACTACTTTTATCATTATCTGATCAGATACATATTTGCCTTCCATGGTGACAGAATATTTTTTTTCTAGTACATTGTTAAAATCCAGAAcaaaagcatttgaaaatcctTGTCTGTGAAGGTTGATTGAAATACCTTATTGTTTTTGGATGTGAATTTGTATGGCTGCCAATCTTATTCAATTTTCTGTGATAGCTCTATTATGCTAATCTGTAAATTAATGTTTTGGAAAAGTCTTGAGAAAAGACACGAGTCTATATTTTAATTCAGTATGAGATACAGGAACATATTGCTTAAATATACACTGTAAAGCATACCTGAGCATTTAACTTGTTCTTGGTCTCGTAGGAACCTGATGTGCAAAAActggaaaataaaattaatagtGGACAGATAGAAGAAGTGATTTTGCAGGTAAGGTCAAACAGTACTCAAGTGACTTTGCAAAGATCTAATACTTCCTTTAATTGTAACAACCATTGCTTGTGTTGTAAATTTCTAATACTGTATCTCTTTAATGTCCTGATTACTCAAGCTGGactttgtgtgttttgtttttcttctctgtataaaaatatatataaagtcaATTTATTGTTGTTGACCTGGCTGCCTTTACAACACAGCAAAATACATTATAATGCAGGGGTGGGCATTAGGTAGCCTGGAAGCTATTGGTAGTAGCTCCAAGACTTACATGAAATAGCTCTCTAGACCTTTGGCTTGCTTCTCCTCACCTCTCTTCCAGCCAGTGCTGCAGATCTGATTGGTTGGCTATGCCATTTTTAATCTTTCTCTTTGGgtgctcagggttgcttttacttgaTTTCCCATTaattcatcttcattttcttttcccTCCTGCCTGGAACAAAATCCACCTGGAATTCTGGGCTTATGATGCTAGAATTACTTATTCTGGTAATATAAAATTTTGTACAAGTTGCCATTAAGCAACTGGTTCCACCTCCCTAAGCTTCCATAGTGATTCTCCAAGGTGctgtttgtagtagtagcagctcccaagactctcacacacacaaaaagagagtAGTTTCTAAAAATACTAGTTTCCCTCAGATATTCAGATTAGTTAAGTGTTGCCATATTGACAAGAAGTAGCATTGATTTTCAAGATGGCAATTCTTTATTCAGTCACCAAACACCAAATACACTGAATTCTGCTGCTAATTAAAATTCAATTTTCTTAGCTGTTGGCCATAATTGTATTTTGGAAATATAATCAGCCAACCACTTTCCTCTTATGTTGTTATAAGGAAGATATAAACTTTTTTCAAAAAAGTACTAATAACTTAAACAATAATTACCAAAATATATCATATTAGAGGTGAGGAccattgttgaccaggcaaagtcattttgcatttttttaaaaaagtatttatttatttaatttatttattatatttatataccaccgcATACAAATGTTGCATGGTGGcttacaaaataaatgataaaaccaGCATTAGaatcaaacaataaaacagcttaaaaataaaatttaaaacaaccaaaTAAACATCAGTAACAACCATAAATACCAActtacagctgatcaaaggcttgatgaaataaaagcatcttgagcactcttttaaaagctgctagagatgagGAAGCGCTGACAGCAACAGGGAGTTTgctccagagccttggggcagctatagaaaaggcccgaccctgagtcgccaccagatggaTTGAGGGCAGCCGCAAGCAGATCTCTCCCGAAAATCTTAGTAAGTGGTGGGGGTCCTTAAGCAGaatgcactctcttaaataccctgggccaaagccatttagagctttataggtaatcgcCAGCTCTTTATATTTTGCACAGAAACCTAAGAGCAgccaaatgcttttaaaacaggagtaatatggtatcttgagtttgccccagaaaccaacccggctgctgcattttgtaccaattgcagttcccagactatgtacaaaggcagtcccacatagagtgcattgcagtagttaagtctggaggttaccagcaaatgtaccactgtttttaggtcattctccCCCCAAAATGGCCATAGTTGGTATATCATGAAAAACACTCCGGCCATtgtctcagcctgagaaaccagagagaggcctgGTGTCAagaagtacagtcatcccttgccaaccacggttttcccAACTGCGGTTTCGAGTATAtgtgaataggaaattgtgacaggtcttgccaactgcgacctgagtaCCCACAGTTGGTGAGGTttcttaatgattttttttaaggggaggggtttccagctatttttgtgggggggggattcagaggttcgatctgctcattcctcttgctatctcttgccaatttaaaattcctttgagtgatttggggggggggggttcaaaacATTTCCAAgtgttcaatctgctcattcttcttggtgactcttggcgggGTCTTGGTGaccccggctaacttggcaaagaggcaccttttaccgtggtgattttctttatttagcagggggagagtaactggccctatccagccccagcacagtaccttgagtgactgttgctggtgtctatcttatatatctttttttattgtgagcccttgggggacagggttccatcttacttatttattatttctctgtgtaaaccaccctgagccatttttggaagggtggtatagaaatcgaatgaatgaatgaatgattacagg carries:
- the NDUFA5 gene encoding NADH dehydrogenase [ubiquinone] 1 alpha subcomplex subunit 5, translated to MAGVLKKTTGLVGLAVSETPHDRLRILYSKILAALQNIPRDAAYRKYTEKTINERFDMVKSEPDVQKLENKINSGQIEEVILQAESELMLARKMIRWRPWEPLVEEPPADQWKWPM